One genomic segment of Paenibacillus durus includes these proteins:
- a CDS encoding Fur family transcriptional regulator — protein sequence MRHLNLTSQRQAVYDIVRESHDHPTAAEVMNRLVEKGHNLAYGTVYNSLRYLADKQLIRELKLGEAASRYDARMDDHQHIICERCGAVDEVMSHVPEQWMEAVAKETGYTIGHAHVVFGGICSACQNKAVN from the coding sequence GTGAGACATCTCAATCTGACTTCCCAACGCCAAGCCGTCTACGATATTGTCCGCGAATCGCATGACCATCCGACCGCAGCGGAGGTTATGAACCGTCTGGTGGAGAAGGGGCATAATCTTGCCTACGGTACAGTCTACAATTCCCTTCGTTATCTCGCGGATAAACAATTGATCAGAGAATTGAAGCTGGGCGAGGCCGCCAGCCGTTACGATGCGAGAATGGACGACCACCAGCATATCATCTGCGAGCGATGCGGAGCGGTGGATGAAGTGATGAGTCATGTGCCGGAGCAGTGGATGGAGGCCGTCGCTAAAGAAACCGGTTATACCATCGGGCATGCGCATGTTGTCTTTGGAGGCATCTGTTCCGCTTGCCAGAATAAGGCTGTTAATTGA
- a CDS encoding ABC transporter ATP-binding protein, with protein MIKLFKQLKPFSLPIAVILLLVFLQSMGDLYLPTLMSDIVDRGIVRQEQAYIWRIGGFMLLVAGGGAICSIISSFLSAKVAMGFGRNTRSRVFSHVENFTLTEFDKLGTASLITRTTNDITQVQTVLMMLLRMMVGAPMMMIGGIIMAVSENAKLSLVFVVVIPVLALAIAYVGIKGLPLFKANQLKLDNLNLVLREHLIGIRVIRSFNRIQHEQKRFSAANKDLTDTAIKVNKIMALLMPMMMFVMNFSMIGILYFGGMRIDSGELQVGSLMAFIQYAMQIMFSLIMVSMMFVLIPRASASAIRINEVLDMVPEITDPKVNTSLANQPPQPDLHGCVDFKNVSFSYPGAEQPALSDISFSARPGEVTAIIGGTGSGKSTLLSLIPRFYDVVEGEVLVDGVDVRNLTQEELRDKIGYVPQKAVLFTGTVTENIRYGMKEATDEEVQHAAEVAQALDFVSEMKDGFDSEIAQGGGNISGGQKQRLSIARALVRKPEIYLFDDSFSALDFKTDAKLRAALRGETLESTVLIVAQRVSTVMDADRIIVLEEGRIAGIGSHSELLASSDVYREIVASQLSEEEIA; from the coding sequence ATGATTAAGCTATTCAAACAATTAAAGCCTTTTTCGCTGCCGATTGCCGTAATTCTTCTGCTTGTATTTTTGCAGTCGATGGGCGATCTGTACCTCCCTACCTTGATGTCCGACATCGTAGACAGGGGGATTGTGCGGCAGGAGCAGGCTTATATCTGGAGAATCGGCGGATTCATGCTGCTGGTAGCTGGCGGCGGAGCGATCTGTTCCATTATTTCCAGCTTTTTGTCGGCTAAAGTAGCCATGGGCTTTGGGCGCAACACGCGTTCACGGGTATTCAGTCATGTGGAGAACTTTACGCTGACCGAATTTGACAAGCTGGGCACAGCCTCCCTTATTACGCGGACGACGAACGACATTACCCAGGTGCAGACAGTGCTGATGATGCTGCTACGGATGATGGTCGGAGCTCCAATGATGATGATTGGCGGCATTATTATGGCGGTGTCTGAAAATGCCAAGCTTTCGCTCGTTTTTGTCGTCGTCATACCGGTGCTCGCGCTGGCGATCGCTTACGTAGGGATTAAGGGGCTCCCGCTGTTCAAGGCGAACCAGCTCAAGCTGGATAATCTGAATCTGGTGCTGCGCGAGCATCTGATCGGCATTCGCGTCATCCGCTCCTTCAACCGGATTCAGCATGAGCAGAAGCGCTTCAGTGCGGCCAATAAAGACTTAACGGATACCGCTATCAAGGTCAACAAGATTATGGCTCTGCTAATGCCGATGATGATGTTCGTCATGAACTTTTCCATGATCGGCATTCTGTACTTCGGCGGCATGCGGATTGATAGCGGTGAACTTCAGGTCGGCTCGCTTATGGCGTTCATTCAATATGCCATGCAGATCATGTTCTCGCTTATTATGGTTTCCATGATGTTCGTGCTCATTCCGCGCGCTTCGGCTTCCGCCATTCGCATCAATGAAGTGCTTGATATGGTGCCGGAAATCACCGATCCCAAGGTCAACACCTCTCTGGCGAATCAGCCGCCCCAACCGGACCTTCACGGCTGTGTGGACTTCAAGAACGTTTCGTTCTCCTATCCGGGAGCGGAACAGCCGGCCTTGTCGGATATCAGCTTCAGCGCCCGTCCGGGAGAAGTGACGGCGATTATCGGCGGGACGGGCTCCGGCAAATCGACCTTGCTTAGCCTTATTCCCCGCTTCTACGATGTGGTTGAAGGCGAGGTGCTGGTCGACGGGGTTGATGTACGGAACCTGACCCAGGAAGAGCTCCGTGACAAGATCGGCTATGTGCCGCAGAAGGCAGTACTGTTCACCGGCACCGTGACAGAGAATATCAGGTACGGTATGAAAGAGGCTACAGATGAAGAGGTCCAGCATGCGGCCGAGGTCGCTCAGGCGCTGGATTTTGTATCCGAGATGAAAGACGGCTTTGATTCGGAAATCGCTCAAGGGGGCGGCAACATCTCCGGCGGACAGAAGCAGCGCCTTTCCATCGCGCGGGCGCTTGTGCGGAAGCCGGAAATCTATTTGTTCGACGACAGCTTCTCCGCGCTCGACTTTAAGACCGACGCCAAGCTTCGCGCCGCTCTCCGAGGGGAGACGCTTGAATCGACCGTGCTGATCGTCGCCCAGCGGGTCAGCACCGTTATGGATGCGGACCGGATTATCGTGCTGGAAGAAGGCCGGATTGCCGGTATCGGCAGCCACAGCGAACTGCTTGCAAGCAGCGATGTCTATCGTGAAATCGTAGCTTCGCAGCTGTCAGAGGAGGAAATCGCATGA
- a CDS encoding uroporphyrinogen-III synthase: MADQLTGITVALAGPRKSEELAKLVSNMGGTALLRPAQGTVFLDGEELRQALESWTRNPPDWTILTTGMGLDALFGAAGSMGIEGRLQEVLASSMIAARGYKTVNALKKRGLIPDVRDDDGSTAGLIRGLASFDLRGKEVILQLHGDPAPRLNAWLEEAGAAVRQVLPYRHMPPKQEDLELLLTEITEEKLDAVAFTSAPQIRFLAEYALGCGKLQAMIHAFETGVLAVSVGRITSDALKEAGVNRIIMPEQERMGSMIVELGRYLAARS, from the coding sequence ATGGCAGATCAATTAACAGGCATCACCGTCGCCCTTGCCGGTCCGCGCAAATCGGAGGAACTGGCGAAGCTGGTAAGCAATATGGGAGGCACAGCGCTGCTGCGGCCCGCTCAGGGCACCGTGTTTCTGGACGGCGAAGAGCTTCGTCAAGCGCTGGAGTCTTGGACCCGTAATCCTCCCGACTGGACGATTCTGACAACGGGCATGGGACTGGATGCGCTATTCGGGGCGGCGGGCAGCATGGGAATCGAGGGGCGCCTGCAGGAAGTTCTGGCAAGCTCAATGATCGCGGCACGGGGTTACAAGACCGTAAACGCGCTGAAGAAAAGAGGGCTTATCCCGGATGTCCGAGACGATGACGGAAGCACGGCCGGTCTCATCCGGGGCCTTGCGTCCTTCGATCTCCGGGGCAAGGAGGTTATTCTTCAACTGCACGGCGATCCCGCCCCGCGGCTGAACGCCTGGCTCGAAGAAGCCGGCGCGGCGGTTCGGCAGGTGCTGCCTTATCGGCATATGCCTCCGAAGCAGGAGGATCTTGAGCTGTTATTGACTGAGATAACGGAGGAGAAACTCGATGCCGTTGCGTTCACCAGCGCGCCGCAGATACGCTTTCTGGCCGAATACGCTCTTGGCTGCGGCAAGCTGCAGGCGATGATTCACGCTTTTGAGACCGGAGTGCTTGCGGTTTCGGTGGGCCGGATTACGTCCGATGCGCTGAAGGAGGCGGGGGTGAACCGGATCATCATGCCGGAGCAGGAACGGATGGGCAGCATGATCGTGGAGCTTGGCCGCTATTTGGCCGCCCGGAGCTAA
- a CDS encoding methyl-accepting chemotaxis protein codes for MPKKAKAGLTLRTRLIATYLIVLMVPGIIIGMLTYRTASSAVTDQLINNAQESAAAVNEIVNSNIQSKINDVNYFVDAISSISANSETIEEDYAELKKRVKEYAALHPDVLEVYVTTTAGQVIKASDTTAPSGYDPRLEDAYVNAVKKGKGAVISPVFNNANNETVVSISSMLKDGNGVFVIQLNLKQLAGLVDLKVGKKGYIMIVDGGKRFVVHPTEPLGQVSSRDFIKKMFEKDSDTFEYTFNGEEKSLTYMVNKLTGWRIAGTINTSEISSASDGIRSTALLVIFVSLLLGLVPIFFVIRSLLLPLSRLSKATEVVSKGDLSQDIGSFERDEIGQLASNFKTMVASLREMILGVQEMTDNVSSSAAELTAGAEQTTKAIEHVTIAIQEVASGSEQQVKSINQGIEGTLATAAEVKSISANMDEVSVMMDKSTRSAAEGNDSVIQVVDKINAIHETVEELGAVIDKLNERSGRIVGIVGIITGIARQTNLLALNASIEAARAGEQGRGFAVVAAEVRKLAEESEKSASQISEVISSIHSEVKAAIETMNNAKEKVSEGIMAVDTTGRSFSRIRRAVKGAAEKIEAMGAGVRTLSQEAGGMEQAMEVIRIISQETSANTETISAAAQQQLASVEEIASSSSDLSRLADELQDLVSRFKLYDSAAADKLNEEPAETGNESAEEEGQAGIAS; via the coding sequence ATGCCTAAGAAAGCCAAGGCCGGCTTGACTCTGCGCACAAGATTAATTGCCACTTATTTGATTGTATTGATGGTACCCGGTATCATCATTGGAATGCTTACCTACCGGACTGCCAGCAGCGCGGTAACGGATCAGCTTATCAACAATGCACAGGAAAGTGCTGCGGCTGTCAATGAGATTGTCAATTCGAATATCCAGTCCAAAATAAATGACGTAAATTACTTTGTCGATGCCATCTCCTCAATCTCGGCCAATAGCGAGACGATCGAAGAAGATTACGCCGAATTGAAAAAAAGAGTGAAGGAATATGCGGCGTTGCATCCCGATGTGCTGGAGGTATACGTAACGACAACAGCGGGCCAAGTTATAAAAGCCTCCGATACCACTGCGCCCAGCGGATACGACCCTCGCCTTGAGGATGCTTATGTTAACGCCGTTAAAAAAGGAAAGGGTGCGGTGATATCGCCGGTTTTTAATAACGCAAATAACGAGACGGTTGTCTCCATATCCTCTATGCTCAAAGACGGAAATGGCGTATTTGTTATTCAATTGAATTTGAAGCAGCTCGCGGGCCTGGTCGATCTAAAGGTCGGCAAGAAAGGTTATATCATGATTGTGGACGGCGGCAAAAGGTTCGTGGTGCATCCCACGGAACCCCTCGGACAGGTATCTTCCCGGGATTTTATAAAAAAAATGTTCGAGAAGGACTCCGATACGTTCGAATATACCTTTAATGGCGAGGAGAAAAGCCTCACATACATGGTTAATAAGCTGACCGGATGGAGAATCGCCGGCACAATCAATACCAGTGAAATTAGCAGCGCGTCGGACGGCATCCGCAGCACTGCCCTTCTCGTCATTTTCGTTTCCTTACTGCTTGGGCTGGTTCCGATTTTCTTTGTCATACGTTCCCTGCTCTTGCCTCTAAGCAGACTCAGCAAAGCGACGGAAGTTGTCAGCAAGGGGGATTTGTCCCAGGATATCGGTTCCTTCGAACGGGATGAAATCGGCCAACTGGCCTCCAATTTCAAAACGATGGTCGCAAGTCTCAGGGAGATGATACTTGGCGTTCAGGAAATGACCGACAATGTATCATCCTCGGCGGCCGAACTGACGGCCGGGGCCGAGCAGACGACCAAGGCGATCGAGCATGTGACCATTGCCATTCAGGAAGTGGCTTCCGGCAGCGAGCAGCAGGTTAAGAGTATAAACCAAGGTATTGAAGGCACGCTCGCGACTGCCGCAGAGGTAAAGAGCATTTCCGCCAATATGGATGAAGTATCGGTGATGATGGATAAATCTACCCGCTCAGCGGCGGAGGGCAATGATTCAGTCATTCAGGTCGTTGATAAAATCAATGCCATCCACGAGACGGTTGAGGAGCTGGGAGCCGTCATCGACAAGCTGAATGAACGCAGCGGCCGCATCGTAGGAATTGTTGGCATCATTACGGGTATTGCCCGGCAGACGAATCTGCTGGCGCTTAACGCTTCCATCGAGGCCGCAAGAGCCGGGGAGCAAGGCCGCGGCTTCGCAGTCGTCGCGGCGGAGGTTCGCAAGCTGGCCGAGGAATCCGAGAAATCGGCCAGTCAAATTTCGGAGGTTATTTCTTCCATTCACAGCGAAGTGAAGGCAGCAATAGAAACGATGAACAATGCCAAAGAGAAAGTCTCCGAAGGGATTATGGCCGTCGATACGACCGGTCGTTCCTTCTCGCGGATCCGCAGGGCGGTTAAGGGAGCGGCGGAAAAAATCGAAGCGATGGGCGCAGGGGTTCGTACCCTGTCGCAGGAAGCGGGCGGCATGGAGCAGGCGATGGAAGTTATCCGCATCATCTCCCAGGAAACCTCTGCTAATACAGAGACGATTTCGGCCGCAGCGCAGCAGCAGCTCGCCTCGGTTGAAGAAATCGCTTCGTCATCGTCGGATCTCAGCCGTCTGGCCGACGAACTGCAAGATCTGGTCAGCCGCTTCAAGCTGTATGATTCCGCTGCCGCCGATAAGCTTAACGAAGAACCGGCAGAGACCGGGAATGAATCGGCGGAAGAGGAAGGTCAAGCCGGGATAGCCAGCTAG
- a CDS encoding ABC transporter ATP-binding protein, with the protein MSDNQQEYKRPAQPPARRGGPGGFGGGGMMLPPEKARDFKKTLRRLIGYLRPKQIQLLVVLITAILSTVFSIYSPKVMGWVTTELFKGAIAMMKGVPGAAIDFGYINEMLLLLAGLYLLSAVFGYVQQYVMAGVAQSIVFNMREEINSKLERLPLKYFDSRTHGEILSRATNDVDNISTTLQQSLTQLITSVITIIGIIVMMLTISPWLTLITIITLPLSFVAIMGITKRSQSYFVSQQKSLGQLNGHVEEMYTGHRIVKAFGRERESLKDFDRINEQLYESGWRAQFMSGIIMPLMMFIGNLGYVLVCVVGGIFVTKKMIEVGDIQAFIQYSRQFMMPITQTANIANIIQSTIASAERVFELLDEEEEVPETSAGLAGKTGPEEGAVEFRHVKFGYKEDAILIEDMNIKVKPGQTIAIVGPTGAGKTTLINLLMRFYELSGGEILIDGVDITDMKRSELRARFGMVLQDTWLFNGTIRDNIAYGREGATEADVVRAARAAHADHFIRTLPMGYDTVLNEEASNISQGQKQLLTIARAILADPSILILDEATSSVDTRTEVQIQTAMNTLMRGRTSFVIAHRLSTIRDADLILVMNHGTVIEQGSHEELLSQGGFYADLYNSQFSDGELSDAV; encoded by the coding sequence ATGAGTGACAACCAACAGGAATACAAGCGTCCCGCCCAGCCGCCGGCACGGAGAGGAGGACCTGGAGGGTTCGGAGGGGGCGGCATGATGCTGCCCCCGGAAAAAGCCAGGGATTTCAAAAAAACGCTTCGGCGGCTGATCGGGTATTTACGCCCGAAGCAGATCCAATTGCTGGTCGTACTGATTACGGCCATCCTGAGTACGGTATTCAGCATTTATAGTCCTAAGGTTATGGGTTGGGTGACAACGGAGCTGTTCAAAGGTGCCATTGCCATGATGAAGGGCGTACCGGGAGCGGCGATCGATTTTGGCTATATTAATGAAATGTTGCTTCTTCTGGCCGGTTTGTATCTGCTGAGCGCCGTATTCGGCTACGTGCAGCAGTATGTTATGGCCGGTGTGGCGCAGAGCATCGTATTCAACATGCGTGAAGAGATCAACAGCAAGCTGGAGAGGCTGCCGCTGAAATATTTCGATTCCCGTACGCATGGGGAAATCTTAAGCCGCGCAACCAACGATGTCGACAATATCAGCACGACACTGCAGCAGAGCTTGACCCAGCTTATAACATCAGTCATTACGATTATCGGAATCATTGTCATGATGCTGACCATCAGCCCGTGGCTGACGCTCATTACGATCATTACGCTGCCGCTCAGCTTTGTGGCGATTATGGGCATCACCAAGCGTTCCCAATCGTATTTCGTCAGCCAGCAGAAATCGCTCGGCCAGCTGAACGGTCATGTCGAGGAAATGTATACGGGCCACCGGATCGTTAAGGCGTTCGGACGGGAGCGGGAGTCGCTCAAGGATTTCGACCGGATCAACGAGCAGCTCTACGAATCCGGCTGGCGCGCGCAGTTTATGTCCGGCATCATTATGCCGCTGATGATGTTCATCGGTAACCTGGGCTATGTGCTGGTCTGCGTGGTCGGCGGCATTTTTGTCACCAAGAAAATGATCGAGGTCGGCGACATCCAGGCGTTCATCCAATATTCGCGCCAGTTCATGATGCCGATTACTCAAACGGCCAACATCGCCAATATTATTCAGTCCACTATCGCTTCCGCAGAACGCGTATTCGAGCTGCTGGACGAGGAAGAGGAAGTGCCGGAAACGTCAGCAGGCTTGGCCGGGAAGACCGGGCCTGAAGAGGGAGCGGTTGAGTTCCGCCATGTGAAGTTCGGATACAAGGAAGATGCCATACTGATCGAAGATATGAATATTAAGGTCAAGCCGGGACAGACTATCGCGATTGTAGGGCCGACCGGAGCGGGCAAGACGACGCTAATCAACCTGCTGATGCGGTTCTACGAGCTGAGCGGCGGCGAGATTCTGATCGACGGGGTGGATATTACGGACATGAAGCGCAGCGAGCTCCGTGCCCGGTTCGGCATGGTGCTGCAGGATACGTGGCTCTTCAACGGCACGATCCGCGACAATATTGCATACGGACGCGAAGGCGCGACCGAGGCGGATGTGGTGCGGGCAGCCAGGGCGGCGCATGCCGACCATTTCATCCGCACGCTGCCGATGGGCTATGATACCGTGCTGAACGAAGAGGCCTCCAATATTTCGCAGGGCCAAAAACAGCTGCTGACCATCGCCCGCGCCATTCTGGCTGACCCGTCGATACTGATTCTGGACGAAGCTACAAGCAGTGTCGACACCCGGACGGAGGTGCAAATTCAAACGGCGATGAACACACTGATGCGAGGCAGAACCAGCTTTGTTATTGCCCACCGCCTATCGACCATCCGCGACGCCGATTTGATTCTCGTGATGAATCACGGCACCGTCATCGAGCAGGGCTCACACGAAGAACTGCTGTCACAAGGCGGATTCTACGCCGATCTGTATAACAGCCAGTTCTCGGACGGCGAGCTGTCGGATGCCGTCTAA
- a CDS encoding 3-ketoacyl-ACP reductase has protein sequence MELRGKTAVITGAGKGIGKALALALAKEGANLGLISRTAADLEALKASITEVYDVKVSIAIADVSVREEAERAVAAIQNDLGTFDVLINNAGVANFGTLVDMDPEEWRRHIDINLFGVYYVTRAALPSMIENKAGSIINISSTAGERGFATGSAYCASKFALMGMTEALFQEVRKFNIRVTALTPSTVNTPLAVNAGLPIGDEDRMMQPEDVAELALTALKLPDRVFIKTAGIWTTNPQ, from the coding sequence ATGGAACTTAGAGGAAAAACGGCAGTCATTACCGGCGCCGGCAAAGGCATCGGCAAAGCATTAGCCCTGGCGCTCGCCAAGGAAGGCGCCAATCTGGGATTGATCTCGCGGACCGCCGCCGATTTGGAGGCTCTGAAAGCCTCCATTACCGAAGTATACGACGTGAAAGTCAGCATCGCCATCGCCGATGTATCGGTCCGTGAAGAGGCCGAGCGGGCGGTGGCCGCAATCCAGAACGATCTCGGCACGTTTGACGTCCTGATCAACAACGCCGGCGTCGCCAACTTCGGCACGCTGGTAGACATGGACCCGGAAGAGTGGAGGCGTCACATTGACATCAACCTGTTCGGCGTCTACTACGTTACCCGTGCCGCGCTGCCTTCCATGATCGAGAACAAAGCAGGCAGCATCATTAACATCTCGTCTACAGCCGGAGAGCGCGGCTTTGCCACAGGCTCCGCCTACTGCGCGTCCAAATTCGCCCTGATGGGCATGACCGAGGCGCTCTTCCAGGAAGTGCGCAAGTTCAACATCCGTGTTACTGCGCTGACACCGAGCACGGTCAATACCCCGCTGGCGGTGAATGCGGGACTGCCGATCGGCGACGAAGACCGGATGATGCAGCCCGAGGATGTCGCCGAGCTCGCGCTGACGGCGCTGAAGCTGCCGGACCGCGTATTCATCAAGACGGCGGGCATCTGGACAACCAATCCGCAATAA
- a CDS encoding antibiotic biosynthesis monooxygenase: MLVVTNTIKVKEGAGAALAQRFAYAGGVQDMPGFVRMEVWHGSAKEGVEELKICTVWENEEAFKGWTSSEAFRNSHRGAGGNESILGASLDKYELLISRTPGE, translated from the coding sequence ATGCTCGTAGTCACGAATACGATTAAGGTCAAGGAAGGCGCCGGAGCGGCGCTGGCCCAGCGGTTCGCCTACGCCGGCGGCGTACAGGATATGCCGGGCTTTGTCCGCATGGAAGTATGGCATGGCAGCGCCAAAGAAGGCGTGGAAGAACTGAAAATCTGTACGGTGTGGGAGAACGAGGAAGCATTCAAAGGCTGGACCTCCAGTGAAGCCTTCCGAAACTCCCACCGGGGCGCAGGCGGCAACGAATCGATTCTCGGCGCTTCACTCGACAAGTACGAGCTTCTTATCAGCCGTACTCCCGGAGAGTAA
- a CDS encoding GGDEF domain-containing protein: MMIINMINSLFANFCILVAFLFLSGMLSKKYAVIGRHTSSVTSIGIGLLFGLFGMILMEYSFPVGPGIYANLRHLTIVIVSAYIGWLPAIICAAVLALSRVLIYGLVDTSVSAFVSLVLIGLCCSWISVLRWSRMRKVMVGNLISMAICLAGFIISLGDLKIIMEFFPLQLGVTLAAGLAVYYIAEYIQRSNDLYAQLEVRAATDYLTNLNNLHQFHRHLDTEMARAERHGESLSLLLIDIDHFKNINDTYGHPAGDAVLKQLARRLCNHSRSYDIVSRNGGEEFTILLPDCPLHQAQKAGERIRSAVENDRFLLPSGNKIHLTVSIGAASYPENIQDADGDLLSQYADKALYAAKNSGRNKVCAADTYGEG, translated from the coding sequence ATGATGATAATAAATATGATTAACAGCCTGTTTGCCAACTTTTGTATACTTGTTGCTTTTCTGTTCCTGTCGGGCATGTTGTCCAAAAAGTACGCCGTCATCGGCCGTCACACCAGCTCGGTCACCAGCATTGGCATCGGACTGCTCTTCGGATTGTTTGGCATGATTCTGATGGAATATTCCTTTCCGGTTGGGCCGGGCATCTACGCCAATCTCCGTCATTTGACGATTGTTATTGTATCCGCCTATATCGGCTGGCTCCCCGCCATAATTTGTGCGGCGGTCTTAGCCTTAAGCCGGGTACTTATCTATGGTTTGGTCGATACTTCGGTATCGGCGTTCGTCTCCCTGGTGCTTATCGGTCTCTGCTGCAGCTGGATTTCCGTACTCCGCTGGTCGCGAATGCGCAAGGTAATGGTCGGAAACTTGATTAGTATGGCGATCTGCCTCGCGGGATTTATTATCAGTCTGGGAGACCTCAAAATCATCATGGAATTCTTTCCGCTGCAGCTTGGCGTCACTCTTGCCGCCGGACTGGCCGTTTATTATATAGCCGAATATATTCAACGTTCCAACGATCTGTATGCCCAGCTTGAAGTGCGGGCCGCTACGGACTACCTGACTAATCTCAATAATTTGCACCAGTTCCACCGCCATTTGGACACGGAGATGGCCCGGGCCGAGCGGCATGGGGAAAGTCTGTCGCTGCTACTTATCGACATCGACCATTTCAAGAATATTAACGACACCTACGGCCATCCGGCGGGAGACGCCGTTCTGAAGCAGCTGGCCCGCCGTCTCTGCAATCATTCCCGGTCTTATGATATCGTATCCCGCAACGGCGGGGAAGAGTTCACGATCCTGCTGCCCGACTGCCCGCTCCATCAGGCGCAAAAGGCCGGAGAACGCATCCGGTCCGCCGTGGAGAATGACCGTTTTTTGCTGCCTTCTGGCAATAAGATCCATCTCACCGTATCCATCGGGGCCGCATCCTATCCGGAAAATATACAGGATGCGGACGGCGACCTGCTTAGCCAATATGCGGACAAGGCACTGTATGCAGCCAAGAACTCGGGGAGAAACAAGGTTTGTGCCGCCGACACTTACGGGGAAGGCTGA
- a CDS encoding FAD-dependent oxidoreductase, whose protein sequence is MDPENKWPVSLPKLPESLWRGTTELPSFPRLAEDHVTGVAVVGGGITGITTAYLLADAGFKVTLLEGSELLTGTTGFTTAKITAQHGLIYSDLAKRFGEDKAMAYFRSNSESLEWIVETAEKLGISCGLEREDAYVYCNPGDKKTLKRLEDEFEAYRKLGLPGEWVDHVSLPMRIGGGIKLAGQARFHPLAYLKGLLEAFLDKGGSVYEHTTISRDVENEGGLTLFTEHGQHRIKCRHAVSASHYPFYDGGEMYFARLHADRAYCLAFEPETGYEGGMYLSVGEPRRSLRAVEWEGKRLVIAAGESHKAGQSGCTIKHYENLEVFAGELLGIRRIPYRWSTQDLITVDQVPYIGKISKDKEIYVATGFAKWGMTAGTLAARMIADQIQRKSSPYTELYDPSRFKANPGIKNLLVQNANVAKELITGKMEFTLKKIDDLGLDEGGIVRHDGKRVGAYRDSEGGVHLVDRTCTHMGCECEWNGSERSWDCPCHGSRYSYDGEVIEGPATLPLAKPDL, encoded by the coding sequence ATGGACCCAGAAAACAAATGGCCGGTCAGTCTGCCCAAGCTGCCGGAATCGCTGTGGAGAGGAACGACGGAGCTGCCCTCTTTTCCCCGGCTCGCCGAAGACCACGTCACCGGCGTCGCCGTAGTAGGCGGCGGCATAACAGGAATTACCACGGCTTATCTGCTGGCGGACGCCGGCTTCAAGGTAACGCTGCTGGAAGGAAGCGAGCTGCTCACCGGCACAACGGGCTTCACAACCGCCAAGATTACGGCGCAGCACGGCCTGATCTACAGCGATCTGGCGAAGCGCTTTGGCGAGGATAAGGCCATGGCCTATTTCCGTTCTAACAGCGAGAGCCTGGAATGGATCGTAGAAACGGCGGAGAAGCTCGGCATATCCTGCGGCTTGGAACGCGAGGATGCTTATGTGTACTGCAATCCGGGCGACAAAAAGACGCTAAAACGGCTGGAGGATGAATTCGAGGCTTACCGCAAGCTTGGACTGCCGGGGGAATGGGTGGATCATGTATCACTGCCTATGCGTATTGGAGGCGGAATCAAGCTTGCGGGACAGGCCCGCTTCCATCCTCTTGCGTATCTGAAGGGACTCCTGGAGGCTTTTCTGGACAAGGGCGGAAGCGTCTATGAGCACACCACGATCAGTAGAGACGTCGAGAATGAGGGCGGCCTGACGCTCTTTACCGAACACGGACAGCATCGCATCAAGTGCCGCCACGCCGTATCGGCCTCTCACTATCCCTTCTATGACGGGGGAGAGATGTATTTTGCGCGCCTGCATGCGGACCGCGCGTACTGTTTGGCTTTCGAGCCGGAAACCGGCTACGAAGGCGGCATGTACTTAAGCGTCGGGGAGCCCCGGCGGTCCCTCCGCGCGGTCGAGTGGGAAGGCAAACGGCTGGTCATTGCCGCCGGCGAGAGCCATAAGGCGGGACAGAGCGGCTGCACGATCAAACATTATGAGAATCTGGAGGTTTTCGCTGGAGAGCTTCTGGGCATCCGCCGGATTCCTTACCGCTGGTCCACCCAGGATCTGATTACGGTCGACCAGGTCCCGTACATCGGCAAAATATCCAAAGACAAGGAAATTTATGTCGCCACCGGCTTTGCCAAATGGGGAATGACGGCCGGCACGCTGGCGGCGCGGATGATTGCCGATCAGATTCAGCGTAAAAGCAGTCCCTATACGGAGCTTTACGATCCGTCCCGGTTCAAGGCCAATCCGGGCATCAAGAATCTTCTGGTGCAGAACGCCAATGTCGCCAAGGAGCTTATCACGGGCAAGATGGAGTTCACGCTTAAGAAAATTGACGACCTGGGGCTGGACGAAGGCGGAATCGTCCGTCATGATGGAAAGAGGGTCGGAGCGTACAGGGACTCCGAAGGCGGGGTTCATCTGGTGGACAGAACCTGCACGCATATGGGCTGCGAATGTGAATGGAACGGGAGCGAACGCTCCTGGGACTGCCCGTGCCACGGCTCCCGTTACTCCTATGACGGTGAAGTAATTGAAGGACCGGCGACCCTGCCGCTGGCCAAACCGGACCTGTAG